CGGAGTTAGCAAGGGTTACGGCTTTGTCACATTCGAGACGGAGCAGGAGGCGCAAAGACTGCAGGCGGATGTAAGTAGAACATGttcaaaaatttctaaaaaacGCTTCTGTGtgccgcaaaaaaaaaaaacgcaaacttATAATTTAACTGATGCTTTGATTATAACttaaaatctaaatattttttttgttgtacacGTTGAGGTTAcacattcaaaaaaaaaaaaaaagaagaagaattaTACACAGACAGCCGCTGAAGAATTTATGCgtacaaacaaaagtttataatgtGCTCCGATCTTTTAGGGCATTACCTGACCCCCACAAGTAACACGCCGTCATGCGCCTAgcgaaaaataataaaaccgTGGCCTATTGAACAaaagtctatatatatatactatatatatattatatatatatacgatatatgaTGTAACGACGGTACGGACGGCACttgatatatttttcttattgtaATTTTCTTCTAATTGCGTTTTTGTTGAGTTTACGTTACGAAGTTACGTTTACGTTACGTTTACGGTTACGTTACATGCCATTTTTGATATCATTacaacacaccacacacactcacacacacacatacaaagcacACTTAACATCAACTTGCTCGTTTAGCTCGACGGCTGCCAAAAATTTCCCGTTGTTCTTTTGATTGTACAGTTGcgtccaaaaaaaaaatacacacactacacatgttatcgataacaaaagcaaaaacttgttgcatttacagtttgttgcaccaaattaaattttcttaatttttttatattgtgtttcatttaattttgcgcaaattttaacaaattaaaacaaattgatttaatgctgatttacatattttgtatataaaaatatatagtgtGCATATAGAGCTGCGTTAGCATAGTTTATAGTGcgttaaaaaacaattgcaattttaaataatgttgcgttgcgtttgttgacacaaatataaattttgtattgttttcaGTTTTACATACTATATGCCTATATATATGATTTTTCAAATATGAGTAGCTAATTATCATTTTGGCAACTAGTTGCTGCCATATAAAATGCCCATGGGAAAAATCAACCCACgcgtaaaaacaaaactggTTTGTGTATAAgctaagcgtgtgtgtgtgtgtgtgtgagttgtgtCTAAATAAAGTCAAGCTGGGCTTGGTTTAAGTTAAATGCCTTATTAGCAAAAGATGAACTTGTTGTCGCGCtgtcattttaataaaaaaaattgcataagctGTAACACTTATAggctttgtttgtgtgtgtgtgtgtgtgtgtggcataaatttaagtgaaaaagttttttgctACCCACTTGTCATTAAATgtgcattgctgttgttgttgttggggcgcTGTTGGGCATTTTACCGAGCGCCTATTACAGGCAGCAGCcctttaacaacaacaatggctatatatatgtatgcgtgtatatgtgtgtgtgtgtgtgtgtgtgtgtgtgtgttaagccTGCAGGCAACACATTTTGTATGCACAActgacacaacaacaataataagagctttggcttggctgccAGCATTTAACGAGGTTttaattttcacacacacacacacacacacacacatacatatgtagcttTAACTTGtgcactaattaaattttgtgttcttaactaaaaattgtttgggGTGACCAACTACAACTATCATGTGGTTAGAGCAGCTTAATTAGCAaacagctgcacacacacacacactcggcTACTAATTAAAGTCTAGTCTTAAGCCTAAGCTCAACTTGGCTACATTAATAGAACTTTTGGTTAGCCACTTCAAAGCGAAAACCTCTTAGGCGCCGCTCATTATTAATGCGAACTGATGTGAGCTTCGCTCAAGTGCTTCATGCATCTTTAAAGTTCAGGCTGGACACACAACTGGACACAAAGTGCTGTTATGccttttgttgtgctttttgtgtgtgtgtgtgtgtgtgtgtactgcGAAAAACAAAGAACAGCAAGCTGCGCCCTTAAAGGGTTCTTAATTAAATTCAGCCTGCAAGACAAGCAGACAAAAGTGGGTCGCCTTTAGCCCGTAGGCCGCTTTTTCTTTAGTTTACttgctggcaaaagttttcttcTCTTTTGTGCGCCGCTACGCTTATCCTTAGCCACGTCCTTTTATGccatttgccttttgccaCACGGCACTGAATTGAAAaggcgctgccactgccaaagcctacagcaaaaaaaaatgtatatatagcatagcAAGGCCTACAAACGTTTCAACTTTCAAGATAGCATTggacaataataacaacaacaactacaattaGAGGCAGGCACTAAGGACGCGCTTAGGCTGTTTCTAAACATTTGCTTaggctctctctttcgctctctctttgtgaGCTGCGTGTGCCTGGCAGGAGCATTGTCGAGGCTTTGCATGCACATCTCAAGTGCAAATCAGTGCGGTCCGTTATCAGCGACTAATTGGCAATTAAAGCTCAACTGACCTAACAACAACTGACAGCcccaacagacagacagacagtcagattAGTGCGTTAGCGTTAGTTGGGCAGTTACTTTTACctttaaattcatttctaACTAAAAGCCACATGAGCACGCcatacaaaaattcaatttaattctgTGGAAAtataattgctataaataaaacgatTTTAATGAGCTAGCTACGTTTGTAATGCTATTAAgctaatttcaaatgaaagcgaaagcaatgaaattgaaaattatgcaattcacaataaaaacaataaaagcgaaagttataattatgcaattcgGAAgaaagcattaattaaaaagcaagttgcagctgagaacaaatatatatagatatatatagaagaagaaaataaaagcttgGGTTGCTgttcaatgcaaattgcagctgagaacaaattatatagatatatataaatatggtgcaaataaaagcgaaagctgcagcttaacaaTAAATTCTGTGTAGCTGAAAATTGTGCAATTCAGAAGAAAAtacattgaaaataaataggcaaaaaattataataaattaattattaatgaaaatgcaattcaGTAGAAGTACATTAGCTACaggcaaattattataattaattatacattttaaaaaattcatgcTGGTGTTGGTgcgaaaagaaaaattatataattccGTGATAAAAAGCTTGGGGTTGCTGTtcaatgcttttgttgctttaacttttgttgtttaccatttttatatgtttttaatatttatttgtgtgcgtgtgtgtgtgcaacggtTAGTTGAAGcagcaatacaaatacatacattatatacTGTACACATGCAaaactcttttctttttttggtaATGGTATGTTGGCTTAGCACgtgttgcgctctctttctcacacacacacacacacacacatacagcaacaCTCGCgtgcgctctcactctctttagCCTTTAGCTCTGTACTCTTGCATTGGCCTTTATTTTGCTGCAGACTGCGCTGCCgccaattgcaactgcaacagaaCTTTACaagttcaataaatatataaaaaccacaaaaagtataaagcgcatttttttcttgtgattttcttttatttagttatttataactttcatattttttgatGCTGTGCTGCGTTCGATttgatatttgaatttgaatttgaatttcgttTGGCTTGTCTGTTGATATTGCCACCAAGTAAACACATTTGAGctaaaattacacacacacacaaacatatatatatatacttatatttgAATACACAgtttatattgttgcttaGACATTGTAACAAACTCTTATATATCTCTCTTATATATCTCTTGGCGTTCTCGTATCTTAGGGCGAATGCGTTGTGCTGCGTGATCGCAAGTTAAACATAGCACCGGCCATAAAGAAACAGGTGAGCTTAGGTTTAGGTTcagtttaattataatttatataattcaaaAGTATTTGCAGCCCAATCCCTTGCAGTCGATTGTGGCCACCAATGGAGCGGTCTACTATACAACCACGCCGCCGGCTCCGATTAGCAATATACCCATGGATCAGTTTACCGCTGCCGTCTATCCCCCAGGTGAGTTCGacagcagacaacaacaaaaattcaacattttaCGTTTTCTCCtctttttttcttcattttatatttaatacactaCTTGACTACTTGACACCACCAACATTGTTTACTTCTCTTCTTCACTGGGCTAATTAACCAAAACTAGTTACTGACTTTACAGCCGCTGGCGTGCCAGCCATCTACCCACCTTCAGCCATGCAATATCAGCCATTCTATCAGTACTACAGTGTGCCAATGGTAAGTTATAACaataatgattaattaattaattccaaGCATCAGTTCGATTTCATTTGTGAACTTAGCCAATAGCCATGCGATTGACCCagcataactttgtcaaatcattttttttgttcaacaaataatacagcaaatgtttatttagactttcacatatataaatattcacattctttttttcgtttagttacagctgctcaaagtttaaaatttagcacaaaagcaatttggctGCAACGGcgttttagcttaaaaatgcttaaaattcaaGCGATTTTTACATGTTTTACACCATTATGTTTGTAttgctgctaaaaacaaaattgcatcattagatttataattttacaaaattttattttagcgcatttttggcataaatttcaaGGGGTAGCATCACAAATTTTtgacaaaatatcaaaaattttaaaacttgcaaatttgaatgcagttttatttagcTACAGCTTACGAGTATAGCAACACATAAAACTGTTAACATTtcgctgagttatagctttaCCAAAGTTGCATATTTTACAGACAGTTtactcttttgtttataactttaacaaatatttttttaaagcatacaTTGctatactcattttaattgtatttttaatatctACTTAAAATGGCATAAAACAATTCAATCGGATGTATTTTCGCTATTCTAGAGCTGCTCAAAGTTCTGCACTGAATTAGAAAAATGCTTGGAAAATGATAAAAGCTTattatgcattatatataactttatttaaatcttaTTTTACAGAATGTACCCACCATTTGGCCTCAGAATTATCAAGGTAATTAATCTAATCGAatgcataagtatatatatataaacatagaatatatatgtagcgTTGTTTCTATCTAAACTTCAAATTAAAAGACACCCGCTTGCTCGCTCgctatatactacatatatacatatagtaactatatatatacttatagtcaactttttgttgtagtctatctctatctctctcttttgtaTAACTCACACGTACTTTTGgtatattgctttatttacttttctttctttttgacATTCTTTCGGTTCTTGCTGCAcgtcaactacaacaacaacaacaactataaaaagGTTAAACTGCtaaacaacaagaaacaacaagaacaacagtaagaacaacaac
The DNA window shown above is from Drosophila busckii strain San Diego stock center, stock number 13000-0081.31 chromosome 3L, ASM1175060v1, whole genome shotgun sequence and carries:
- the LOC108600894 gene encoding protein boule isoform X4 codes for the protein MHKITAAPAPAAAPAGALEAPLGAPKYGTLIPNRIFVGGISGDTTEADLTRVFSAYGTVKSTKIIVDRAGVSKGYGFVTFETEQEAQRLQADGECVVLRDRKLNIAPAIKKQPNPLQSIVATNGAVYYTTTPPAPISNIPMDQFTAAVYPPAAGVPAIYPPSAMQYQPFYQYYSVPMNVPTIWPQNYQDAQAQLPHHAPPHTPWEFDDGSNNNNNNNRTSSKNNISVTNWRMSM
- the LOC108600894 gene encoding protein boule isoform X1 — encoded protein: MHKITAAPAPAAAPAGALEAPLGAPKYGTLIPNRIFVGGISGDTTEADLTRVFSAYGTVKSTKIIVDRAGVSKGYGFVTFETEQEAQRLQADGECVVLRDRKLNIAPAIKKQYLQPNPLQSIVATNGAVYYTTTPPAPISNIPMDQFTAAVYPPVTDFTAAGVPAIYPPSAMQYQPFYQYYSVPMNVPTIWPQNYQDAQAQLPHHAPPHTPWEFDDGSNNNNNNNRTSSKNNISVTNWRMSM
- the LOC108600894 gene encoding protein boule isoform X6, with the protein product MHKITAAPAPAAAPAGALEAPLGAPKYGTLIPNRIFVGGISGDTTEADLTRVFSAYGTVKSTKIIVDRAGVSKGYGFVTFETEQEAQRLQADGECVVLRDRKLNIAPAIKKQYLQPNPLQSIVATNGAVYYTTTPPAPISNIPMDQFTAAVYPPVTDFTAAGVPAIYPPSAMQYQPFYQYYSVPMNVPTIWPQNYQG
- the LOC108600894 gene encoding protein boule isoform X2; amino-acid sequence: MHKITAAPAPAAAPAGALEAPLGAPKYGTLIPNRIFVGGISGDTTEADLTRVFSAYGTVKSTKIIVDRAGVSKGYGFVTFETEQEAQRLQADGECVVLRDRKLNIAPAIKKQPNPLQSIVATNGAVYYTTTPPAPISNIPMDQFTAAVYPPVTDFTAAGVPAIYPPSAMQYQPFYQYYSVPMNVPTIWPQNYQDAQAQLPHHAPPHTPWEFDDGSNNNNNNNRTSSKNNISVTNWRMSM
- the LOC108600894 gene encoding protein boule isoform X5; the protein is MHKITAAPAPAAAPAGALEAPLGAPKYGTLIPNRIFVGGISGDTTEADLTRVFSAYGTVKSTKIIVDRAGVSKGYGFVTFETEQEAQRLQADGECVVLRDRKLNIAPAIKKQYLQPNPLQSIVATNGAVYYTTTPPAPISNIPMDQFTAAVYPPVTDFTAAGVPAIYPPSAMQYQPFYQYYSVPMNVPTIWPQNYQGIYPC
- the LOC108600894 gene encoding protein boule isoform X3; translation: MHKITAAPAPAAAPAGALEAPLGAPKYGTLIPNRIFVGGISGDTTEADLTRVFSAYGTVKSTKIIVDRAGVSKGYGFVTFETEQEAQRLQADGECVVLRDRKLNIAPAIKKQYLQPNPLQSIVATNGAVYYTTTPPAPISNIPMDQFTAAVYPPAAGVPAIYPPSAMQYQPFYQYYSVPMNVPTIWPQNYQDAQAQLPHHAPPHTPWEFDDGSNNNNNNNRTSSKNNISVTNWRMSM